The Roseomonas haemaphysalidis genome segment ATCGCCAGCTTCAGGCGGTAGATCACCGCGTCCAGGCGGCGCTCCAGCAGCTCGATCAGGTTCTCCGAGGTGTCGCCCTTACGGCGCACGGCCTCCTCGTAGTACTTGCGGAATTGCTTCTCGCCGATGTTGCCGTAGTAGCCCTTGAGCTTCTGCTTGGCCATCAGCTGGATGCCGAAGTCGGTCGGCTTCTGCTTGCGGCGCTGGCCGTGCTGGCCGGGGCCGTATTCGCGCTTGCTGATGGGGGACTTGGCGCGGCCCCACAGGTTGACGCCGAGGCGGCGATTGATCTTGTACTTGCTTTCCGCGCGCTTGGTCATGCGGCGGGCTCCTTCTTCGATGCGGCTGTGCCGCTGTTTTGTCCCGGTAGTCCCAAGGCGGGCATGCCAAGGGCGGGGCGCGGGCACGGTGGCCCACGTCCGCGTTCCCGGAAGGGTGGGGGCGTGTAGCCGCCCGAGGCGGCGCCTGTCAAACGCCGGGCGCTTGCCAAGCCGCCCGCCGCCGCATACTGCCGCAGCTATGGTGACACGCGCGCAATTGCTGGTGCTGGGGCTGACCGCCGGGGTGACGGGCAGTCTGGTGGGCGGGCTGATGCTGGGCATCGGCCTCGGCCTCGTGGTCAACAGCGTGCATGCTGGCTGGGTGCTGGTGCTGCCCGCGGCGCCGCTCAGCGGCCTGATCGGCTACTGGCAGGGCAAGCGGCTGGCGCGGGACGCCGGCCTCTAGGCCACCGCCGGCGCCACGGCGCGGCGCGCCTTGCCGCGCGCCATGCTGGGCTTCTCCACCAGCCGATGCAGCACCCAGGCGGCCGCCAAGCAGGCCAGCAGAGCCAGGCCCAGCGCCGGGGCATAGGCCATGCCCCAGCCCTGCACCAAAGCCTGCAGCAGCGCGTAGCCCAGCATCGCATGCACCAGGTATAGCGGGTAGCTGACCGCCGACAGCCAGCGCAGCGGCGCCAGCGGCACGGCCCGGTTCCGCAACGCGAAGCACAGCGCGAAGACGCC includes the following:
- the rpsD gene encoding 30S ribosomal protein S4 codes for the protein MTKRAESKYKINRRLGVNLWGRAKSPISKREYGPGQHGQRRKQKPTDFGIQLMAKQKLKGYYGNIGEKQFRKYYEEAVRRKGDTSENLIELLERRLDAVIYRLKLAMTPFAARQFVNHGHVTVNGKRVNIPSYLVRDNDVIEVKEKSKQLVCVLDAAQSGERDVPEYLEVDHRQMKGRYLRAPKLSDVPYPVQMEPNLVVEFYSR